Proteins encoded by one window of Dioscorea cayenensis subsp. rotundata cultivar TDr96_F1 chromosome 20, TDr96_F1_v2_PseudoChromosome.rev07_lg8_w22 25.fasta, whole genome shotgun sequence:
- the LOC120251787 gene encoding uncharacterized protein LOC120251787, whose translation MKRTGVVVAAASSATLLAASACSASSPALFSDPRSRSPSQGIEKINVEKQYSMTERYSPRFDGLRFIETLVTAHR comes from the exons ATGAAGAGAACCGGCGTGGTGGTGGCCGCGGCGTCGTCGGCGACCTTGCTCGCCGCCTCAGCTTGCTCCGCCTCGTCGCCGGCTCTCTTCTCCGATCCCAGATCCCGATCTCCATCCCAA GGCATCGAGAAGATCAATGTTGAGAAACAGTATTCGATGACGGAAAGATACTCTCCGAGATTCGATGGCTTGCGATTCATTGAAACCCTTGTCACGGCTCATCGATGA
- the LOC120251148 gene encoding protein LOL2-like, which produces MDVETPSSPETAPPGWEHVSPVPPPQPPPEMGQMVCGKCRELISYPQGVIRVKCPCCQIVNFVLEAHQVGNVKCRGCDVLLMYPYGAPSVRCSCCRSVTEIDTHNMRPSVSVQQGQPPPPQHSSN; this is translated from the exons ATGGATGTAGAGACGCCATCCTCGCCGGAAACAGCACCTCCTGGATGGGAGCATGTCAGCCCAGTACCACCTCCTCAGCCTCCCCCAG AGATGGGTCAAATGGTCTGTGGAAAGTGTCGTGAACTGATTTCTTATCCACAAGGGGTCATCCGTGTTAAGTGCCCCTGCTGTCAGATTGTGAACTTTGTACTGGAAG CACATCAAGTTGGTAATGTGAAGTGTAGAGGATGTGATGTTCTATTGATGTACCCATATGGAGCTCCATCTGTGAGATGTTCCTGCTGTCGGTCTGTGACTGAAATTGAT ACACACAACATGAGGCCATCAGTTTCTGTTCAACAAGGCCAACCACCTCCACCTCAACATTCATCCAActag